Part of the Gigantopelta aegis isolate Gae_Host chromosome 15, Gae_host_genome, whole genome shotgun sequence genome is shown below.
acaacaacaaaacaaaaccccacaaaaatgTTTAGGACCCGCTCCCCAAGAGAAACCAGACCAAAAAGGATGTTCTTTACCGATACTTTCCCTCCCTCTCACCAAAAAGGATTCGAAAGGTCTGCATCGGTCaaggaatgtttttgttttttccatctCATTCAAGCATACTTATCTAAGAGAAAAACCCTTTAAATTAGGGTTCCCCCACCCAGTTGATCAAAACCCAAGCCCCCTTCCCGGGACATCTTCTACAAACAATTACCCACGGGTCTCCAATACCCAATTAACTGTTCACCAGCCATCCACCTGAAAAACTTTTAGCTGCAAGAATATGGGTCAGacattaatttaaagaaaaaaataactaaGATTAGACATTTATGAACATTCTCAAAATTATACCCTAAATTTAACCCCATACTTAACCTAATTACCACTGTTAGACTACAGTGttacaaaaaattaaagaaaactttgctaccttaatttatttttactatatttaaaaaaaaacataattagaaAACAATTCTAGAAAATAACTACGTTTAATGCTGTTCCCAGCAACTGACGAGATTTAGCCACTACTTATAGCTCAGCTTATGAACAATCCGGTCCGTCCATTCCACACCGGGCAAACGTATAGATCCATCTTATCACCATCTTCCTCAGCTTATGAACAATCCGGACCGTCCACCCTACACACCGGGCAGACGTATAGATCCATCTTCTCACCATCCTCCTCAGCTGATGAACAATCCGGAACATCCGCCTCACACACAGGGCAGACGTATAGATCCATCTTATCACCATCCTCCTCAGCTTATGAACAATCCAGACTGTCCACCCCACACACTGGGCAGACGTATAGATCCATCTTATCACCATCCTCCTCAACTTATGAACAATCCAGACTGTCCACCCCACACACTGGGCAGACGTATAGACCCAGCTTCTCACCCTCCTCCTCAGCTTATGAACAATCTggatgtcacggggatcctacaatacccgtaactgaatgaaacacgattatccaaatatctctcctaactgtatatctagtagatctctctgtaacgagCAGTTCAaaaacccgcgtggctcgtctaggtatgaccagagataagatcttgtataaagtatatattattatagcacgtttagttcactagaaaacacaatacactttggaatctgtattaacctacgctgacaaatgtactgccgcagtagttaattaacaacaacaaatactaacaacccagaactgatcacttaattagttaatctctaggtgtctagtttacacaatatgctaatcacttcaccgtgacacaacacccacacgtgtgataattgagaaacgcttccaggggaacttaattaataaaggaattacaactctattcctaactggttaatttttaattaacccttaactactcattcagtaaccttgtaatacagaattaatactggtacctatcacaataaagacaataacctacagtttacctaggtcctctaggatgactggttaagctttatacatatatagaacagtgagcctacagtttactgcgtcagatgaccggcagcaccgtctaaataatattggtataaaacagtattaaaatatttaaagtcacatcaatcacatcaaggttatacaacagagcagaaataatatttaccaagtccaaacagacacgttccctggaagccttccaatatgtttctccccgatatctctaaaaccctagctatttatcataaaagccGCCTGGgagtacatcgcggcaccgaatacctacaagtgatatttccacagcgacaaAGACgggaattttccttagatggccagacttgctgacgcctagttcgccagcaataccccgaacgtaccgaactagcggaggtattacgtaactactggccacatggcctccgcacctgggctgggtgtgtactagaaagagctcgacgaccgtcgcgctgaggtattacgtaacaaagtgcccatctaggcttaagtgcatattggaactgcacacggccctctaaaacaattaatatcaccacaggcgaaaacaaaattaagtgcatgttccgtcacactggACTATCCGCTCCACACACCGGGCAGACGTATAGATCCATCTTCTCCCCCTCCACCTCAGCTTATGAACAATCCGGACTGTCCACCTTACACACCTGGCAGACGTATAGACCCAGCTTCTCACCCTCCTCCTCAGCTTATGAACAATCTGGACCATCTGCTCCACACACCGGGCAGACGTATAGATCCAtcttctccccctccccctcagtTTATGAACAATCCGGACCATCCACCCCACACACCAGGCAGACGTATAGATCCATCTTCTCATCCTCCTCCTCAGCTTATGAACAATCCGGACCATACACCCACACACCGGGCAGACGTATAGATCCATCTTTTCATCCTCTTCCTCAGCTTATGAACAAACCGGACCATCCACACCACACAATGGGTAGACGTACAGATCCATCTTCTTACCATCTTCCTCAACTTACGAACAATCCGGACTGATTACCCCACACACCAGGCAGACGTATATATCCATCTTCATGCCCTCTCCCTCAGCTTATGAACAATCTAGACCATCCACCCCACACACTGGGCAGAGGTATAGATCTAACTTCTCACCATCTTCCCCAGCTTATGAACAATCCGGACCGACTACCCCACACACCGGTCAGACGTATAGATCCATCTTATCTCCATCTTCCTCAGCTTATGAACAATCCTGTCTGTCCACCCCACACACTGGGCAGACGTATAGAGCCATCTTCTCATCATCCTCGTCAACTTATGAACAATTCGGACCATCCACCCCACACACCGGGCAGACGCATCTTCTCGCCCATTTCCTCAAATTATGAACAATCCAGACCGGGCAGACGTATAGAGCCATCTTCTCACCATCCTCCTCAACTTATGAACAATCCAGACCGTCCGCCTCACACACCGGGCAGACACATCTTCTCGCTCATTTCCTCAAATTATAAACAATCCAGACCGTCCGCCCCACACACCGGGCAGACGTAGAGAGCCATCTTCTCATCATCCTCGTCAACTTATGAACAATCCAGACCATCCACCTCACACACCGGGCAGACGTATAGATCCATCTTCTCACCATCTTCCTCAGCTTATGAACAATCCAGACCGTCTGCACCACACACCAGGCAGACGTATAGATCCATCTTCTCACCATCTTCCTCAGCTTATGAACAATCCGGACCATCTACCCCACACACCGGGCAGACGCATCTTCTCGCCCATTTCCTCAAATTATGAACAATCCAGACCGTCCGCCTCACACACCGGGCAGACGTGTAGAGCCATCTTCTCACCATCCTACTCAGCTTATGAACAATCCGGACCATCCACCCCACACACCGGGCAGACACATCTTCTCGCCCATTTCCTCAAATTATGAACAATCCAGACCGTCCGCCTCACACAGCGGGCAGACGTATAGAGCCATCTTCTCACCATCCTACTCAGCTTATGAAGAATCCGGACCATCCACCCCACACACCGGGCAGACGCATCTTCTCGACCATTTCCTCAAATTATGAACAATCCAGACCGTCCGCCTCACACACCGGGCAGACGTATAGAGCCATCTTCTCACCATCCTCCCCAGTTTATGAAGAATCCGGACCATCCACCCCACACACCGGGCAGACGCATCTTCTCACCCATTTCCTCAAATTATGAACAATCCAGACCAGGCAGACGTATAGAGCCATCTTCTCATCATCCTCGTCAACTTATGAACAATCCAGACCGTCCGCCTCACACACCGGGCAGACGTATAGAGCCATCTTCTCACCATCCTCCTCAACTTATGAACAATCCAGACCGTCAGCCTCACACACAGGGCAGACGTATAGAGCCATCTTCTCACCATCCTCCTCAACTTATGAACAATCCAGACCGTCCGCCTCACACACCGGGCAGACGTATAGAGCCATCTTCTCACCATCCTACTCAGCTTATGAACAATCCGGACCATCCTCCCCACACACCGGGCAGACGCATCTTTTCGCCTATTTCCTCAAATTATGAACAATCCAGACTGTGCGCCTCACACACCAGGCAGACGTATAGAGCCATCTTCTCACATCCTACTCAGCTTATGAACAATCCGGACCATCCACCCCACACCCCGGGCAGACGCATCTTCTCGCCCATTTCCTCAAATTATGAACAATCCAGACCGTCCGCCTCACAAACTGGGCAGACATATAGATCCATCTTCTCACCATCCTCCTCAACTTATGAACAATCCAGACCGTCCGCCTCACACACCGGGCAGATGTATAGAGCCATCTTCTCACCATCCTCCCCAGTTTATGAACAATCCGGACCATCCACCCCACACACTAGGCAGACGCATCTTCTCGCCCATTTCCTCAAATTATGAACAATCCAGACCGTCCACCTCACACACCGGGCAGTCGTATAGAGCCATCTTCTCCCTATCCTCCTCAACTTATGAACAATCCAGACCGTCAGCCTCACACACCGGGCAGACGTATAGAGCCATCTTCTCACCATCCTCCTCAACTTATGAACAATCCAGACCGTCCGCCCCACACACCGGGCAGATGTATAGAGACATCTTCTCACCATCCTCCTCAACTTATGAACAATCCGGACCATCCACCCCACACACCGGGCAGACGTATAGAGCCATCTTCTCACCATCCTCCCCAGTTTATGAAGAATCCGGACCATCCACCCCACACACCGGGCAGACGCGTCTTCTTGCCCATTTCCTCAAATTATGAACAATCCAGACCGGGCAGACGTATAGAGCCATCTTCTCACCATCCTCCTCAACTTATGAACAATCCAGACCGTCCGCCTCACACACCGGGCAGACGTATAGAGTCATCTTCTCACCATCCTCCTCAACTTATGAACAATCCAGACCGTCTGCCTCACACACCGGGC
Proteins encoded:
- the LOC121390330 gene encoding basic salivary proline-rich protein 4-like, which codes for MNNPDRPPHTPGSRIEPSSPYPPQLMNNPDRQPHTPGRRIEPSSHHPPQLMNNPDRPPHTPGRCIETSSHHPPQLMNNPDHPPHTPGRRIEPSSHHPPQFMKNPDHPPHTPGRRVFLPISSNYEQSRPGRRIEPSSHHPPQLMNNPDRPPHTPGRRIESSSHHPPQLMNNPDRLPHTPGRRIEPPGRRIEASSHHPPQLMNNPDRPPHTPGRRIEPSSHHPRQLMNNPDRQPHTPGRRIEPSSHHPLNL